A genomic region of Mesobacillus jeotgali contains the following coding sequences:
- a CDS encoding YigZ family protein, which translates to MLPSYYTVKGYGEHEIEIQKSRFIAYVQRAETEEEAQDFIQTIKKKHWNANHNCSAYIIGEHDQIQKANDDGEPSGTAGVPILEVLKKKHLKDTVVVITRFFGGIKLGAGGLIRAYGKATTEGLTATGIVERKLMKIIHTTIDYTWLGKIESELRSSEYQIKDIHYLDNVKIETYVDEAKTDDFTQWMVDLTNGQASFHSGNNLYLESEYTS; encoded by the coding sequence TTGTTACCGAGTTACTATACAGTCAAAGGATACGGCGAACATGAAATCGAGATACAAAAGTCGCGTTTCATCGCATATGTACAGAGAGCGGAAACCGAGGAAGAAGCCCAGGACTTCATTCAAACAATAAAAAAGAAACATTGGAACGCAAATCACAATTGTTCAGCATACATCATAGGAGAGCACGACCAAATCCAAAAAGCAAATGACGATGGTGAACCGAGCGGTACAGCAGGAGTCCCGATCCTGGAGGTTTTAAAAAAGAAACATCTAAAAGATACTGTAGTTGTCATTACTCGATTCTTCGGAGGAATTAAACTCGGGGCCGGCGGACTCATTAGGGCATACGGCAAGGCAACCACAGAGGGCCTGACAGCAACGGGCATAGTTGAACGTAAGCTAATGAAAATCATCCATACGACCATAGATTACACCTGGCTGGGAAAAATCGAAAGTGAATTAAGATCTTCAGAATATCAGATTAAAGATATTCACTATCTTGATAATGTAAAAATTGAAACATATGTGGATGAAGCTAAGACAGATGACTTTACGCAGTGGATGGTGGACTTAACGAATGGACAGGCTTCCTTTCATTCCGGCAACAATTTATATCTGGAATCTGAATATACATCCTAA
- a CDS encoding sensor histidine kinase yields the protein MAIKKFDTKALDLILEKMIETVGDSKDEIFRIGEQCRTDYESITDELKEIKRKVAQIINDGDKLDAQVRRARLRLSEVSKHFKDYSEAQVREAYEVAHKLQMDLTMNRQSEKQLREKRDDLERRLVGLNETIERADHLVSQISVVMNYMMSDIRQMGEALETAKQKQDFGLKIIQAQEDERKRLSREIHDGPAQMMANVMMRSDLIERVYKEQGADEAIQEIRSMKKMVRSALYEVRRIIYDLRPMALDDLGLVPTLKKYLQTIEEYHRSTRIQFTNIGDDRRLPSNYEVALFRIIQESVQNALKHADAITVQVKLEIKQDHIMAVIKDDGKGFDISESKPESFGLLGIRERVELLEGELTIHSKIGTGTLVIIQIPMNL from the coding sequence ATGGCGATAAAAAAATTCGACACAAAAGCCCTCGATCTGATTTTAGAAAAAATGATCGAAACCGTTGGAGACAGCAAAGACGAAATCTTCCGAATAGGTGAGCAATGCCGAACGGATTATGAGTCTATCACCGACGAATTAAAAGAGATTAAGAGGAAGGTCGCTCAAATCATCAATGATGGCGACAAGCTGGATGCCCAGGTAAGGAGGGCAAGGCTGAGGTTATCGGAAGTAAGTAAGCATTTTAAGGATTATTCCGAAGCTCAGGTTCGCGAGGCGTATGAAGTGGCTCACAAGCTTCAAATGGACCTGACGATGAATAGGCAATCGGAAAAGCAGCTGAGGGAAAAACGCGATGATCTTGAGCGAAGGCTTGTAGGGTTAAATGAAACAATTGAACGCGCCGACCATCTTGTTTCGCAAATTTCAGTAGTGATGAACTATATGATGAGCGATATCCGCCAAATGGGTGAAGCGCTTGAGACAGCGAAGCAAAAGCAGGATTTCGGGCTGAAAATCATCCAAGCCCAGGAAGATGAGCGAAAAAGACTGTCTCGTGAAATTCATGATGGTCCTGCCCAGATGATGGCTAATGTCATGATGCGTTCAGATTTAATTGAAAGGGTTTATAAGGAGCAGGGTGCGGACGAGGCAATCCAGGAAATCAGAAGCATGAAAAAGATGGTCCGTTCTGCTTTGTATGAGGTCCGAAGAATCATTTATGATTTGAGGCCAATGGCACTTGACGATCTCGGCCTAGTTCCTACCCTCAAAAAGTACCTGCAGACAATCGAAGAGTATCATAGGTCTACTAGAATTCAATTCACTAATATTGGTGATGACAGGAGACTGCCATCCAATTACGAAGTTGCCTTATTCCGTATCATCCAGGAATCAGTACAAAATGCGCTGAAGCATGCGGACGCCATAACGGTACAGGTGAAGCTTGAAATCAAGCAAGACCACATTATGGCTGTAATAAAGGATGATGGCAAAGGTTTTGATATTAGCGAAAGCAAGCCAGAATCCTTTGGACTTCTTGGGATAAGGGAAAGAGTCGAACTGCTGGAAGGTGAGTTGACTATCCACTCAAAAATTGGCACTGGAACGCTGGTCATCATCCAAATACCAATGAATTTATAG
- a CDS encoding flagellar protein FlgN: MSAESLVVIMNKMLKLHKSLYELTVKKTDIVKKGDTAALDQLLKDEQSHIAAINKLEQERLAVSNEIIPAASLQEIAEANPSGKDQLLTIKEELVGVISEIKARNELNQQLIHQSLQFINFSKSLVMPQEKEINYGPPAGKKAKPSQSPGMFNSKA; the protein is encoded by the coding sequence ATGTCTGCTGAATCACTTGTTGTCATCATGAACAAAATGCTCAAATTGCATAAAAGCCTTTACGAACTAACCGTGAAGAAGACGGACATCGTGAAAAAAGGAGACACAGCTGCCCTCGATCAGCTTCTGAAGGATGAACAGTCGCATATAGCGGCGATTAATAAGCTGGAGCAAGAGCGGCTGGCAGTATCTAATGAAATAATACCTGCTGCGTCTTTACAGGAAATAGCAGAGGCAAATCCTTCGGGAAAAGATCAACTTCTAACCATCAAAGAAGAACTGGTGGGAGTCATCTCGGAAATAAAGGCACGAAATGAACTGAATCAGCAATTGATCCATCAGTCACTGCAATTCATTAACTTTTCTAAAAGCCTTGTGATGCCACAGGAAAAGGAAATCAACTACGGACCACCTGCCGGCAAGAAAGCAAAGCCTAGCCAATCGCCGGGGATGTTCAACTCAAAAGCATAA
- a CDS encoding LCP family protein — MDRSTLKKRKKKRSILKKIVLMFISMLIIIGSYFGFVAYKAYDAASSSFNQLERGSKSKLRAKEITVMEDPFSVLLMGIETYSSGGKGGRADSLIVATINPQSKSIKLLSIPRDSLVMVPNKGSQDKINHSYNYGGKESTIETVETLLNIPIDYYATVNFKGFKQIIDEIGGVDVNVPFDFWEKSDVGGKKLYFYEGPMHLDGEEALAYARMRKQDPRGDFGRNDRQKEIIEASVKEMVSVKNLLSLDDIAEHVGNNIETNLKISEGLGVQKAFIGFDTSNIEKLALKGTDAYYDNVYYFELDEIELENIKEQLQAHLNHTN, encoded by the coding sequence ATGGACCGCTCTACCCTAAAAAAGAGAAAAAAGAAACGAAGTATATTAAAGAAAATCGTCCTAATGTTTATTAGCATGTTAATCATAATTGGATCATATTTCGGATTTGTAGCTTACAAAGCATATGATGCAGCCTCTTCATCCTTTAACCAGCTGGAGCGTGGCAGCAAATCAAAACTCAGGGCCAAAGAAATCACTGTAATGGAAGATCCCTTTTCCGTCCTTTTAATGGGAATTGAAACTTATTCCAGCGGAGGTAAAGGCGGTCGTGCTGATTCACTAATTGTCGCAACCATTAACCCTCAAAGTAAATCTATTAAACTATTGAGCATCCCGCGAGATTCATTGGTAATGGTTCCAAACAAGGGTTCACAGGATAAAATCAATCATTCCTATAACTATGGTGGAAAAGAATCTACAATTGAAACGGTTGAAACGCTGTTAAATATACCTATTGACTATTATGCGACAGTTAACTTCAAAGGTTTCAAACAAATTATTGATGAAATTGGCGGAGTAGACGTCAATGTTCCGTTTGATTTTTGGGAAAAAAGTGACGTAGGCGGAAAGAAGCTTTATTTTTATGAAGGCCCAATGCACCTTGACGGTGAAGAAGCTCTTGCATATGCAAGAATGAGAAAACAGGATCCAAGAGGCGACTTTGGAAGAAATGACAGACAGAAAGAAATCATTGAAGCATCTGTAAAGGAAATGGTTTCTGTGAAGAACCTTCTAAGTTTGGATGACATTGCCGAACATGTTGGTAATAACATTGAAACGAACTTGAAGATTTCTGAAGGATTAGGTGTTCAAAAAGCCTTTATTGGGTTCGATACTTCTAATATTGAAAAATTGGCACTAAAAGGAACAGACGCCTACTATGATAACGTTTATTATTTCGAACTTGATGAAATCGAGTTGGAAAATATTAAAGAGCAACTTCAAGCCCATCTTAACCATACTAATTAG
- a CDS encoding TIGR03826 family flagellar region protein has protein sequence MELVNCPDCGEIFVKNKFRDICDKCLKAEQNAYDTVSKFMKKRENRAATMLQVVEATGVSEKLILKFIKNGKLQIAQLPNLGYPCDKCGAIIRTGRLCESCAGAIKSDLQVHEHEEQRKREINNRTATFFTHRD, from the coding sequence TTGGAACTTGTAAATTGTCCTGATTGCGGAGAGATCTTCGTTAAAAATAAATTTAGAGATATTTGTGACAAGTGCTTGAAAGCAGAACAGAACGCATATGATACTGTGTCAAAGTTCATGAAAAAACGTGAAAATCGCGCAGCGACGATGCTCCAGGTTGTAGAAGCAACTGGAGTTTCGGAAAAACTGATTTTAAAATTCATTAAAAATGGCAAGCTGCAAATTGCCCAGCTTCCGAATCTTGGTTACCCGTGTGATAAATGCGGAGCAATTATAAGAACAGGGAGACTTTGTGAATCTTGTGCCGGCGCAATCAAGTCCGACTTGCAGGTTCATGAACATGAGGAACAGAGGAAGCGGGAAATCAATAACCGTACTGCGACTTTTTTCACTCATAGAGATTAG
- a CDS encoding DEAD/DEAH box helicase, translated as MKFLLEDGKIIPTVKPHSDDRYHIISKLPDIPSVPRNLSFIANPALQKMLAGKQLLVDEIPFSLEEIHEHYENGHLVYRKGLEINDKKLKCERCGATDPAYFADMPCSHCGETDLYCRKCLMRGRVSGCTPLISWSGPAPEITAPPGRLEWDGQLSEGQKLASERVVEAVENFSELLIWAVAGAGKTEVLFAGIDRALSTGKRVCLATPRTDVVLELAPRLEKVFPKVKITSLYGGSDDRHEYTQLTIATTHQLIRFYKAFDLIIVDEVDAFPYSVDETLQYAVEQSRKPQFTLIYLTATPSQKWQRECRLGKREYVTIPARFHGKPLPVPSFEWAGNWEKKLSKGKLPANFVKWIETRLVSGNPALVFVPKIVSMEKILLLLRHIHPLIESVHAEDPIRKEKVIKMRQKEIPVLLTTTILERGVTIPNVDVAVIGSEDRIFTESALVQIAGRAGRSTEFPTGDVTFFHYGKTEAMVNAKNQIIKMNKEGIKKGPLDV; from the coding sequence ATGAAATTTTTATTGGAAGACGGTAAGATTATCCCCACAGTAAAGCCCCATTCAGATGACAGGTATCATATTATCTCCAAGCTTCCAGACATTCCATCAGTCCCGAGGAATCTTTCGTTTATTGCTAATCCTGCCTTGCAAAAGATGCTGGCAGGGAAGCAACTTCTTGTTGATGAAATTCCCTTTTCTTTAGAAGAAATCCACGAGCATTATGAAAATGGGCATTTAGTTTACCGTAAAGGGCTGGAGATTAATGATAAAAAGCTGAAGTGTGAAAGGTGCGGAGCGACTGATCCAGCTTATTTTGCCGATATGCCTTGTTCACATTGTGGCGAAACGGATTTGTATTGCAGGAAGTGTTTGATGAGGGGGAGGGTGAGCGGATGTACCCCGTTGATTAGTTGGTCGGGACCTGCTCCTGAAATCACAGCGCCACCAGGCCGGCTGGAATGGGATGGCCAGTTATCAGAAGGTCAAAAGTTAGCCTCTGAGCGAGTGGTTGAAGCTGTTGAAAACTTTTCTGAGCTTCTTATTTGGGCTGTGGCAGGAGCAGGTAAGACTGAAGTATTATTCGCCGGGATTGATAGGGCGTTATCCACAGGAAAGCGAGTGTGTCTGGCGACTCCTCGAACTGACGTTGTTCTGGAACTAGCTCCTCGGCTGGAAAAGGTATTCCCGAAGGTGAAAATAACCTCATTGTATGGTGGTAGTGATGACCGGCACGAATACACCCAACTAACCATCGCAACAACCCACCAATTAATCCGCTTTTATAAGGCATTCGATTTAATCATTGTTGATGAAGTGGATGCTTTCCCTTACTCCGTTGATGAAACCCTTCAATATGCAGTTGAACAGTCGAGAAAACCACAATTCACACTCATTTATCTTACAGCAACACCTAGCCAGAAATGGCAGCGGGAATGCCGTCTTGGAAAAAGAGAGTATGTCACTATCCCAGCGCGATTTCACGGAAAACCACTACCAGTACCGAGCTTTGAATGGGCTGGGAACTGGGAGAAAAAGCTTTCGAAGGGTAAACTTCCGGCAAATTTCGTTAAATGGATTGAAACTCGACTTGTAAGTGGTAACCCAGCCTTAGTGTTTGTTCCAAAAATAGTGTCTATGGAAAAAATCCTTTTACTTCTCCGACACATACATCCCCTAATCGAATCCGTCCATGCTGAAGATCCCATACGAAAAGAAAAAGTAATAAAAATGCGCCAAAAAGAAATTCCCGTTCTGCTCACTACAACCATACTCGAACGTGGCGTAACCATCCCGAATGTCGATGTCGCTGTGATTGGGTCAGAGGATAGGATCTTTACTGAAAGTGCCCTTGTCCAGATTGCAGGACGTGCTGGAAGGAGTACTGAGTTCCCGACAGGTGATGTCACTTTTTTTCATTATGGAAAAACTGAAGCGATGGTCAATGCGAAAAATCAAATCATCAAGATGAATAAGGAAGGAATCAAGAAAGGGCCGCTTGATGTATGA
- the sda gene encoding sporulation histidine kinase inhibitor Sda — MVTISLLWELSDEKLLEAYQQATLMNLDETFIEMLIEEIDTRGLEIKIHSHVS; from the coding sequence GTGGTCACAATTTCATTACTATGGGAACTATCAGATGAAAAATTACTCGAAGCATACCAACAGGCTACTCTAATGAATTTAGATGAAACCTTTATTGAAATGCTAATAGAAGAGATAGATACCAGAGGTCTTGAGATTAAAATTCATTCACATGTATCTTAA
- the flgM gene encoding flagellar biosynthesis anti-sigma factor FlgM yields the protein MKINNIGPSGINPYKRQMNKLDAAASTQNKKADKVEISSTAKEMQQLSQVSVQRQQKVEELKLQVENGTYKLNHKETAKSIINFYHNK from the coding sequence ATGAAAATAAATAATATAGGCCCATCAGGGATCAATCCATATAAACGCCAGATGAACAAACTAGATGCAGCAGCAAGTACGCAAAACAAGAAAGCTGATAAAGTAGAGATTTCTTCTACGGCAAAGGAAATGCAGCAGCTTTCTCAAGTATCCGTCCAGCGCCAGCAAAAGGTGGAAGAACTGAAACTTCAGGTTGAAAACGGTACTTATAAATTGAATCATAAAGAAACAGCTAAAAGCATCATTAATTTTTATCATAATAAATAG
- a CDS encoding response regulator yields the protein MTTKIVIIDDHQLFREGVKRILDFEPSFEVVAEGDDGSEAIELVEKYQPDVIIMDINMPNTNGVEATSGLIEHYPESKVIILSIHDDENYVTHALKTGATGYLLKEMDADALVEAVKVVADGGSYLHPRVTHNLVKEYRRLSADEGGSDKYISPVEIRRPLHLLTRRECEVLQLLADGKSNRGIGEALFISEKTVKNHVSNILQKMNVNDRTQAVVVAIKNGWVEVR from the coding sequence ATGACAACAAAGATTGTCATTATTGACGACCATCAACTTTTCAGAGAAGGGGTAAAACGGATCCTGGATTTTGAACCATCATTCGAAGTGGTTGCAGAAGGAGACGACGGCAGTGAAGCCATCGAGCTTGTGGAAAAGTACCAGCCTGATGTCATTATTATGGATATCAATATGCCTAACACAAACGGTGTGGAAGCAACATCTGGATTGATTGAACACTATCCAGAATCAAAAGTTATTATCCTATCCATCCACGATGACGAGAACTATGTCACGCACGCACTTAAAACAGGAGCAACAGGTTATCTATTGAAAGAAATGGATGCCGATGCACTGGTTGAAGCGGTTAAAGTCGTTGCAGACGGCGGATCATACCTACATCCGCGAGTAACACACAATCTGGTAAAAGAATACCGACGCTTATCCGCTGATGAAGGCGGATCAGATAAGTACATATCACCTGTTGAAATTCGCCGCCCTCTTCACCTGCTGACACGCCGTGAGTGCGAAGTCCTTCAGCTACTTGCAGATGGCAAGAGCAACAGAGGTATTGGTGAAGCACTGTTTATTAGTGAGAAGACAGTCAAGAACCACGTAAGTAACATCCTGCAAAAAATGAATGTAAACGACCGTACCCAGGCAGTAGTCGTAGCGATCAAGAACGGCTGGGTTGAAGTAAGATAA
- a CDS encoding ComF family protein: protein MDKNTSLYSYSDFTKEVIAKFKFRGDYVLAKIFTADFLKTLQAFQYDYLVPIPLSEERLYERGFNQSEAIIRVAGLEPAYLLSRVHTEKQSKKSRTERIHLNQVFRVDSVHDLRGKKILIVDDIYTTGSTLRHASRLLKENGADKVYSLTLAR, encoded by the coding sequence TTGGACAAGAATACCTCTCTGTATAGCTATTCAGATTTTACGAAAGAAGTCATTGCTAAATTTAAATTTAGAGGAGACTATGTGCTGGCAAAGATTTTTACTGCGGACTTTTTAAAAACTTTGCAAGCTTTCCAATACGATTACCTTGTTCCGATACCATTAAGTGAAGAACGACTATATGAACGTGGATTCAACCAGTCCGAGGCAATTATTAGGGTGGCAGGACTGGAACCCGCATACTTATTGTCAAGGGTTCATACTGAAAAACAATCAAAGAAATCAAGAACAGAAAGAATCCATCTTAACCAGGTTTTCAGAGTGGATTCAGTTCATGATTTAAGGGGTAAAAAAATCTTGATTGTTGACGATATATATACTACAGGCTCAACACTACGGCATGCATCCAGGCTATTGAAGGAAAATGGAGCAGACAAGGTGTACTCGTTAACTTTGGCGCGTTGA
- a CDS encoding glycosyltransferase, whose amino-acid sequence MKDPNNIIIYRDSLLPRSETFVANQALSLQSFNPYFLGYKKVQGGIDLPEEKTCLYSQKISSRNNPDEILWKKLGTNPKFNRFIRDVNPILIHAHFGPDGLIAQPYAKRHNKPLLVTFHGYDVTVKDEYLLKQSYNIRQYAKNQQLLKNDPNASFVAVSSFIRKKLIDKGFPEERIFTHYIGVDLQKLQISQSVKRENAVLFVGRLIENKGCEFLLEAFKEISTHSPETELWIVGDGPEKRSLEEKAKTISSKITFFGVKPYDEVIRLMNRAKIFSVPSIEIETGASEGLGMVFVEAHAMGLPVVSFKTGGIPEAVINNETGLLVNQRDIKGLADSLLSLLQNPALIEKMSHNAIDHARKNFDIERQTDKLEDIYRSVIKQDTTKN is encoded by the coding sequence TTGAAGGACCCAAATAATATAATTATTTATCGTGATTCGTTATTGCCAAGATCAGAAACATTTGTCGCAAACCAAGCTTTGTCTTTACAAAGTTTCAACCCCTATTTTTTGGGATATAAAAAAGTACAAGGAGGCATTGATCTTCCTGAGGAGAAAACATGTCTCTACAGTCAAAAAATATCTTCCAGAAACAACCCTGACGAAATATTATGGAAAAAGCTTGGAACAAATCCAAAGTTCAACCGTTTTATCAGGGATGTGAACCCAATTTTGATTCACGCGCATTTTGGCCCAGATGGCTTAATTGCCCAGCCTTATGCGAAGCGCCATAACAAACCGTTGTTGGTTACCTTCCATGGATATGACGTAACAGTTAAAGACGAATACCTTTTAAAACAGTCTTACAATATAAGACAGTATGCGAAAAATCAGCAGTTGCTAAAAAATGATCCTAATGCATCCTTTGTAGCCGTATCATCTTTTATAAGAAAAAAACTTATAGATAAAGGTTTTCCCGAAGAGAGGATTTTTACGCATTATATCGGAGTGGATTTGCAAAAACTCCAAATTTCTCAAAGCGTTAAACGTGAAAATGCTGTATTGTTTGTAGGCAGGCTAATTGAAAATAAAGGATGCGAATTTTTATTAGAGGCGTTCAAAGAGATTTCAACTCACTCCCCTGAAACAGAGTTGTGGATTGTAGGCGATGGCCCTGAAAAAAGGTCACTTGAAGAAAAGGCAAAAACCATTTCCAGCAAAATTACTTTTTTTGGTGTGAAACCTTATGACGAAGTAATACGTCTAATGAATCGTGCAAAGATTTTTTCAGTACCTAGTATAGAAATTGAAACTGGCGCTTCAGAAGGATTAGGAATGGTTTTTGTAGAGGCACATGCAATGGGACTACCGGTTGTAAGCTTCAAAACGGGCGGGATTCCTGAAGCAGTGATCAATAATGAAACAGGACTTTTAGTTAACCAACGGGACATTAAAGGACTTGCTGATTCTTTATTAAGTTTATTACAGAACCCGGCTCTCATTGAAAAAATGTCACACAACGCTATAGACCATGCAAGAAAAAACTTTGATATTGAAAGGCAGACAGACAAATTAGAGGATATCTACAGATCAGTAATTAAACAAGATACGACAAAAAATTGA
- a CDS encoding DegV family protein: MKTAVVTDSTAYIPKELREKWNIHMIPLSVIFDTETYREDIDITAEEFYEEVKHRELPTTSMPPIGEFVKLFEKLAKDYDSVISIHLSSGISGTYQGAVSAGEMVEGIKLFAFDSEISAMVQGFYALEAAEMAEQGKTPEEIIERLEAVKRSARAYFMVDDLSHLQRGGRLSSAQALIGSLLQVKPLLHFVDKMIVPFEKIRTKKKALNRVVDLLAEDAGRGGEYRAVIIHANRESEALEWKSELEAKFPNVEFMFSYFGPVIGTHLGEGALGMGWYKK; this comes from the coding sequence ATGAAAACAGCAGTTGTCACGGATAGTACGGCGTACATCCCGAAGGAATTGCGAGAGAAATGGAATATCCACATGATTCCGTTAAGCGTGATTTTTGATACTGAAACATATAGGGAAGATATAGATATTACTGCAGAAGAGTTTTACGAAGAAGTAAAGCATCGGGAGCTGCCGACTACGTCAATGCCGCCGATTGGTGAGTTCGTAAAGCTTTTTGAGAAATTGGCAAAGGATTATGATTCTGTTATCAGCATTCATTTATCCAGTGGAATAAGCGGCACTTATCAGGGAGCGGTTTCTGCTGGTGAAATGGTGGAGGGTATAAAATTGTTTGCCTTTGATTCGGAAATTAGTGCGATGGTTCAGGGTTTTTATGCCTTAGAAGCTGCTGAAATGGCTGAGCAAGGTAAAACGCCTGAAGAAATCATTGAGCGACTAGAAGCAGTAAAGAGGTCAGCTCGGGCATATTTCATGGTGGACGATCTAAGCCACTTGCAGCGCGGAGGTCGGCTGTCCAGTGCCCAGGCATTGATCGGCAGTCTTTTGCAGGTTAAACCGCTTCTGCATTTTGTGGATAAGATGATTGTTCCGTTTGAAAAAATTCGCACGAAGAAAAAAGCTTTGAATCGAGTCGTCGATCTGCTTGCTGAGGATGCCGGAAGAGGCGGAGAATATCGGGCAGTCATCATTCATGCCAATCGTGAAAGTGAAGCGCTTGAATGGAAGAGTGAGCTTGAAGCAAAATTTCCTAATGTTGAATTTATGTTTAGCTACTTTGGGCCTGTCATTGGCACACACTTAGGTGAAGGTGCTCTGGGCATGGGCTGGTACAAGAAGTAA
- a CDS encoding glycosyltransferase family 4 protein → MYTIIDYIIAFVLSLVVSIAITPFTIKFAKKFGFVDKPDYRKVHKELMPRIGGLSILIGATAGLLYLNKLIPLLWPVLLGGAVIIIIGIFDDKYTLSAKVKFLGQIVAASIVVAFDFNIDFITLPFMEERIYLGPFSYVIGVFWIVAITNAINLIDGLDGLASGVSVIAMTSIMSLAALNGHFIVVSLTVILIGSTIGFMFFNFHPAKIFMGDTGALFLGYCISIISLMGLYKSVTIFSLIVPIIILAVPIFDTLFAIIRRLLNKQKISAPDKSHLHHCLISMGFSHRETVLTIYAISAFFGLAAIIFTRSTLWGSIAVITVVLLLIQVIAELVGLIGSHKPLLNAYKKMRANMNQSYK, encoded by the coding sequence ATGTATACAATAATTGATTACATTATAGCATTTGTCCTTTCTCTTGTTGTTTCAATTGCAATAACACCATTTACAATTAAATTTGCCAAGAAATTTGGCTTTGTAGATAAACCTGATTACAGGAAAGTCCATAAAGAACTGATGCCCCGGATTGGCGGTTTATCAATTTTAATTGGTGCAACAGCAGGACTGCTTTACCTTAATAAATTGATTCCACTGCTTTGGCCCGTTCTCCTCGGAGGCGCAGTGATAATAATTATTGGTATTTTTGACGATAAATATACATTATCTGCAAAAGTAAAATTTTTAGGCCAGATTGTTGCTGCATCAATTGTAGTCGCATTTGACTTTAATATCGATTTCATTACTCTTCCATTCATGGAAGAAAGGATTTACCTGGGCCCATTCAGCTATGTCATCGGTGTCTTCTGGATCGTGGCGATTACAAATGCAATCAACTTGATTGATGGCCTTGATGGACTCGCATCTGGCGTTTCAGTTATAGCCATGACATCAATCATGTCACTGGCAGCATTAAATGGACACTTTATAGTTGTTTCCCTTACTGTCATCCTGATCGGAAGTACCATTGGTTTCATGTTCTTCAACTTCCATCCAGCAAAAATTTTCATGGGTGACACAGGAGCATTGTTCCTGGGTTATTGTATCTCGATTATTTCATTAATGGGGCTATATAAAAGCGTTACGATCTTTAGCCTGATCGTTCCAATCATCATCCTTGCAGTCCCAATTTTCGATACACTGTTCGCGATAATCAGACGATTACTCAACAAACAAAAGATTTCAGCACCGGATAAATCCCACCTTCACCACTGTCTGATTTCAATGGGGTTTTCACATCGGGAAACTGTATTAACAATATATGCAATTAGCGCCTTTTTCGGACTTGCGGCGATTATCTTCACAAGATCAACATTATGGGGATCAATTGCGGTCATTACAGTAGTATTGCTCCTGATTCAGGTGATAGCAGAACTGGTTGGCCTGATCGGAAGCCATAAACCATTGTTAAATGCTTATAAGAAGATGCGAGCTAATATGAACCAAAGCTATAAATAG